The Nocardioides sp. cx-173 genome segment CGCCACCGTCGAGGGGCTGAAGTTCACCGCGCTCATGAACTCCGGGCAGGCCTGCGTCGCGCAGACGCGCATCCTCGCCAGCCGGGCCCACTACGCCACCGTCGTCGACGCCCTCGCCGAGGCCGTGTCCGGGATGCAGGTCGGCGACCCCGCGGACCCCGCCACGGAGGTCGGGCCGATGGTCGCGCAGCGCCAGCAGGAGCGGGTGGAGAAGTACATCGCGCTGGGTCAGGAGGAGGGCGCCCGCCTCGTCGTCGGTGGCAACGGCATGCCGGAGGGGCTCGACCGCGGCTGGTACGTCCGGCCCACCGTCTTCGCCGTCGTCGACAACCGCATGCGCATCGCCCAGGAGGAGATCTTCGGGCCGGTGCTCTCGGTGATCGCCTACGACGACGTCGACGATGCCGTACGGATCGCCAACGACTCCGACTACGGACTGGCCGGCACGGTCTGGACCGGCGATCGCGAGGCCGGCCTCGACGTCGCTCGTCGGGTGCGGGCCGGCACCTACGGCGTCAACACCTACACGATGGACTTCGCCGCGCCCTTCGGTGGCTTCAAGGCCTCGGGCGTGGGTCGCGAGTTCGGTCCGGAGGGCCTGGCTCAGTACACCGAGCTGAAGTCGGTCTACCTGGAGTCCTGAGCGGCCGGCCGGCTTTGTAACTCACCGTTACGACCTCTGTCATGCCCGCACAAGGGTGCGGAACAGGAAGTAACGGTGAGTTACAAGCGAGGCGGCCGGCTCGCCGGCGGTAGGCAGGGAGACGCCCCTCACATACCCTCGGTACATGAGCGCCTCTGAACCCCAGTCCACCGGCGGGGTCGGCCCGATCACCACGGGCCCTGCGGACCCCGAGCACGACCCGACCGCCTCCTACGCACTGGAGCGGGGGTACGTCGACTCGCTCACCGCGCGCCTGTGCGCCACCTCGGGCGAGTCCCTGGCGGTCTTCTCCCCGCTCAACGGCGCGCCCCTGGCCTCCATCCCGCAGTCCTCCGAGGACGACGTCGCCGAGGCGTTCTCCCGGGCCCGGCGGGCCCAGGAGGCGTGGGCGCAGACCCCGCTCGACCACCGCGCGGCGATGCTGCTGCGGCTGCACGACCTGGTCCTGGACCGCCAGGAGGAGATCATCGACCTGATCGTGTGGGAGTCGGGCAAGGCCCGCAAGCACGCGTTCGACGAGCCGCTCCACATCGCGCTGACCGCGCGCTACTACGCGCGCACCGCCCACCAGCACCTCGGCACCAAGCGCAGGCTCGGGGTCGTGCCCGGCCTCACCCGCGTCGAGGTCAACCAGGTGCCCAAGGGCGTGGTCGGCGTCATCTCGCCGTGGAACTACCCCTTCACGATGGCCCTCTGCGACGGGCTGCCCGCCCTGCTCGCCGGCAACGCGGTCGTCGTCAAGCCCGACGCCCAGACCATGCTGTCGGCGCTGCTGGCGGCGCGCCTGCTCGACGAGGCCGGGTTCCCGGCCGACCTGTGGCAGGTCGTGGCCGGCCCGGGCTCCGAGGTGGGCCCGCAGCTGATCGCGCGCGCCGACTACATCTGCTTCACCGGCTCGACCGCCACCGGGCGGTCCGTGGCCAAGGCCTGCGCGGAGCGCCTGATCGGTGCCTCGCTGGAGCTCGGCGGCAAGAACCCCCTGCTGGTGCTGCGCGACGCCGACCTGGAGAAGGCCGCGGAGGGCGCGGTCCGGGCCAGCTTCTCCAACGCCGGCCAGCTCTGCGTCTCGATGGAGCGGCTGTTCGTGGCCGACCAGGTCTACGACCGCTTCGTCGACCGCTTCGTCGCCCGCACCGAGGCGATGACCCTGGGCGCGACCCTCGACTGGGGCAACGACATGGGCTCGCTGGTCTCGCAGGCCCAGCTGGACGCGGTCGTCGCCCACGTCGACGACGCGGTCGCCAAGGGCGCACGAGTGCTGGCCGGTGGCCGTGCCCGCCCCGACCTCGGGCCGTACTTCTACGAGCCGACGATCCTCGAGGGCGTCACGCCCGACATGGCGTGCTTCGGGCGTGAGACCTTCGGACCGGTCGTGTCGCTGTACCGCTTCCACGACGAGGCCGACGCGGTGGCGCGCGCCAACGAGGGGGAGTACGGGCTCAACGCCTCTATCTACAGCCAGGACGGCGCCCGGGCGCGTGCGATCGCCCGCTGGATCAAGTGCGGCACGGTCAACATCAACGAGGCCTTCGGTGCCACGTTCGCCAGCATCGACTCCCCGATGGGCGGGATGCGCCAGTCGGGCGTGGGGCGGCGCCAGGGCAGCGAGGGCGTCCTGCGCTACACCGAGTCGCAGTCCGTCGCGACCCAACGGCTGGTCCGCTTCGCGCCCATGCTGGGGATGTCCGATGAGACCTACGGCAAGGTCATGACGGCCAACCTGCGCCTCATGAAGAAGCTGGGCCGCGCATGACCCAGGACGGGTACGACTACGACGTCCTGGTCATCGGCTCCGGCTTCGGAGGATCCGTCGCCGCGCTCCGGCTCACGGAGAAGGGCTACCGCGTCGGCGTGATCGAGGCCGGCCCCCGGCTCGAGGACCACGACTTCTCCTCGGGCACCCTCGACCTGAAGCGCTACCTGTGGGCCCCGGCCCTCGGGATGTACGGCATCCAGCGCATCGACGCGGTCCGGGACACGATGATCGTGGCGGGCGCCGGCGTGGGCGGCGGCTCGCTCGTCTACGCCAACACGCTCTACGAGCCCCTCCAGCAGTTCTACGACGACCCGCAGTGGGCGGGCATCACGAGCTGGAAGGACGAGCTCGCGCCGTACTACGACCAGGCCAAGCGGATGCTGGGCGTCGTCGAGAACCCCGTCCACACGGCCGCCGACGAGGTCATGCACCAGGTCGCCGAGGAGATGGGCGTGGCCGACACCTTCCACCCCACCCCGGTCGGGGTCTTCTTCGGTGGGCCCGGCCAGGAGGCCGGGACCTCGGTGGCGGACCCGTTCTTCGGTGGCGAGGGGCCGGAGCGCAGGACCTGCCTCAACTGTGGCGAGTGCATGTCCGGCTGCCGGCACAACGCCAAGAACACCCTGGTCAAGAACTATCTCTACCTCGCAGAGAAGCGCGGGGCGAGGGTGCTGCCGCTCAGCACCGTCACCCGGCTCCGCCCGCGTGAGGGCGGCGGCTACGAGGTGCGCATCAAGTTCACCAAGGCGCGCCGGGCCACCGCCCGGACGACGCGCACGCTCACCGCCCAGCACGTCGTCATGGCCGCCGCCGCGCTCGGCACCCAGAAGCTGCTGCACCGGATGAAGGACGAGGGCCACCTTCCGGACCTCTCCGACCGCCTCGGCTACCTCTCGCGCACCAACTCCGAGTCGATCCTCGGCGCGATCGCACCGAAGAGCCGGGGCACCGACTTCACCCACGGCGTCGCGATCACCTCGAGCTTCCACCCCGACGAGCACACCCACGTCGAGCCGGTGCGCTACGGCAAGGGCTTCAACACCATGTCGATGCTGCAGACCGTCCTGACCGACGGCGACGGCAACGGTCCCCGGTGGCGCACCTGGCTCAAGGAGATCTGGACCCAGAAGGCCAACGTCCTCGAGCTCTACGACCTGGCGCACTGGTCCGAGCGCACGGTCATCGCCCTGGTGATGCAGAGCCTGGACAACTCCATCACCACCTTCGGCAAGCGCGGCCGGCTCACCGGCCGCTGGCGCATGTCGTCGCGGCAGGGCCACGGCGCCCCC includes the following:
- a CDS encoding GMC family oxidoreductase N-terminal domain-containing protein, encoding MTQDGYDYDVLVIGSGFGGSVAALRLTEKGYRVGVIEAGPRLEDHDFSSGTLDLKRYLWAPALGMYGIQRIDAVRDTMIVAGAGVGGGSLVYANTLYEPLQQFYDDPQWAGITSWKDELAPYYDQAKRMLGVVENPVHTAADEVMHQVAEEMGVADTFHPTPVGVFFGGPGQEAGTSVADPFFGGEGPERRTCLNCGECMSGCRHNAKNTLVKNYLYLAEKRGARVLPLSTVTRLRPREGGGYEVRIKFTKARRATARTTRTLTAQHVVMAAAALGTQKLLHRMKDEGHLPDLSDRLGYLSRTNSESILGAIAPKSRGTDFTHGVAITSSFHPDEHTHVEPVRYGKGFNTMSMLQTVLTDGDGNGPRWRTWLKEIWTQKANVLELYDLAHWSERTVIALVMQSLDNSITTFGKRGRLTGRWRMSSRQGHGAPNPTWIPVANEVVRRMAAVLGGTPGSSIGEPFNMPLTAHFIGGCAIGTEPDNGVVDPYQRVFNYPGLHVADGSAISANLGVNPSLTITAQAERAMALWPNKGETDPRPELGGDYVRVDPVAPVAPAVPASAPAALRLPIVQVT
- a CDS encoding succinic semialdehyde dehydrogenase, with the protein product MSASEPQSTGGVGPITTGPADPEHDPTASYALERGYVDSLTARLCATSGESLAVFSPLNGAPLASIPQSSEDDVAEAFSRARRAQEAWAQTPLDHRAAMLLRLHDLVLDRQEEIIDLIVWESGKARKHAFDEPLHIALTARYYARTAHQHLGTKRRLGVVPGLTRVEVNQVPKGVVGVISPWNYPFTMALCDGLPALLAGNAVVVKPDAQTMLSALLAARLLDEAGFPADLWQVVAGPGSEVGPQLIARADYICFTGSTATGRSVAKACAERLIGASLELGGKNPLLVLRDADLEKAAEGAVRASFSNAGQLCVSMERLFVADQVYDRFVDRFVARTEAMTLGATLDWGNDMGSLVSQAQLDAVVAHVDDAVAKGARVLAGGRARPDLGPYFYEPTILEGVTPDMACFGRETFGPVVSLYRFHDEADAVARANEGEYGLNASIYSQDGARARAIARWIKCGTVNINEAFGATFASIDSPMGGMRQSGVGRRQGSEGVLRYTESQSVATQRLVRFAPMLGMSDETYGKVMTANLRLMKKLGRA